One Paramisgurnus dabryanus chromosome 8, PD_genome_1.1, whole genome shotgun sequence DNA window includes the following coding sequences:
- the lypc gene encoding LOW QUALITY PROTEIN: sperm acrosome membrane-associated protein 4-like (The sequence of the model RefSeq protein was modified relative to this genomic sequence to represent the inferred CDS: substituted 1 base at 1 genomic stop codon), with amino-acid sequence MTPLLFNSLLLFCLLPFVVPLLCYVCVFPSISPLDCLKFPTKCPPGQLCLSSKANYLXGDFEVVLYEKSCVLSALCGLTGEKFAMGLNFTFNSDCCETKLCNGISTSSAFFLSSAMLSVLLTFIYAQ; translated from the exons ATGACTCCACTTTTGTTTAACTCTCTTCTCTTGTTTTGTCTTCTCCCATTTGTGG TTCCTCTGTTGTgttatgtctgtgtgtttccttCTATCTCTCCTCTGGACTGTCTTAAGTTCCCAACCAAGTGTCCGCCAGGTCAGCTTTGTTTGTCGAGCAAAGCAAACTACCTGTAAG GAGATTTTGAGGTTGTGTTGTATGAGAAGAGCTGTGTTCTTTCTGCCCTGTGTGGTTTAACCGGAGAGAAGTTTGCCATGGGTTTAAACTTCACCTTCAACAGTGACTGCTGCGAAACGAAACTGTGCAATGGCATATCAACCAGTTCTGCTTTCTTCTTGTCCAGTGCTATGCTGTCAGTTCTTCTGACATTTATTTATGCACAGTAA
- the rps5 gene encoding small ribosomal subunit protein uS7, with translation MAEDWEAAPAVAETPEIKLFGKWSTDDVQINDISLQDYIAVKEKYAKYLPHSSGRYAAKRFRKAQCPIVERVTNSMMMHGRNNGKKLLTVRIVKHAFEIIHLLTGENPLQILVNAIINSGPREDSTRIGRAGTVRRQAVDVSPLRRVNQAIWLLCTGAREAAFRNIKTIAECLADELINAAKGSSNSYAIKKKDELERVAKSNR, from the exons ATGGCTGAAGACTGGGAGGCTGCTCCGGCTGTTGCTGAGACACCAGAGATCAAACTTTTTGGCAAATGGAGCACAGATGATGTGCAGATCAATGACATCTCCCTGCAG GACTACATTGCCGTTAAGGAGAAATATGCCAAATACCTCCCCCACTCCAGCGGCAGATACGCAGCCAAGCGTTTCCGCAAGGCTCAGTGTCCCATTGTGGAGCGCGTCACTAACTCCATGATGATGCACGGACGCAACAACGGCAAGAAGCTGTTGACCGTCCGCATCGTGAAACACGCCTTTGAGATCATCCACCTGCTCACCGGTGAG AATCCCCTGCAAATTCTGGTGAACGCCATCATCAACAGTGGCCCTCGTGAGGACTCCACTCGTATCGGACGTGCTGGAACCGTGAGGAGACAGGCTGTTGATGTGTCCCCCCTGCGTAGAGTCAACCAG GCCATCTGGCTTCTCTGCACGGGTGCAAGAGAAGCTGCTTTCAGGAACATCAAGACCATTGCAGAGTGTCTTGCTGATGAGCTCATCAATGCTGCTAAG GGTTCCTCCAACTCTTACGCCATCAAGAAGAAAGATGAGCTGGAGAGAGTGGCCAAGTCTAACCGCTAA
- the cab39 gene encoding calcium-binding protein 39, which yields MPFPFVRPPHKLPVGIVKSLKDSMTILEKQDISDKKAEKASEEVSKCLLAMKEILYGTNEKEPQTEAVAQLAQELYNSGLLSILIADLQLIDFEGKKDVAQIFNNILRRQIGTRTPTVEYLCTQQNIVFMLLKGYESPDIALNCGIMLRECIRHEPLAKITLSSEQFYDFFRYVEMSTFDIASDAFATFKDLLTRHKLLSAEFLEQNYDRFFSEYEKLLHSENYVTKRQSLKLLGELLLDRHNFTIMTKYISKPENLKLMMNLLRDKSRNIQFEAFHVFKVFVANPNKTQPILDILLKNQTKLIEFLTKFQSDRTEDEQFNDEKTYLIKQIRDLKKPTPQDA from the exons ATGCCGTTCCCGTTTGTTAGGCCGCCCCACAAATTACCGGTGGGCATCGTAAAAAGCCTGAAGGACAGCATGACCATTCTGGAGAAACAGGACATCTCGGACAAGAAGGCTGAGAAG gCCTCTGAAGAGGTGTCCAAATGTCTTCTGGCTATGAAGGAGATTCTTTACGGCACTAATGAGAAAGAACCACAGACTGAAGCCGTGGCCCAGCTGGCTCAGGAGCTTTATAACAGCGGTCTGCTCAGTATCCTCATTGCAGATCTGCAGCTCATTGACTTTGAG GGAAAGAAAGATGTAGCGCAGATCTTTAACAATATTCTGAGACGACAGATTGGCACACGGACACCCACTGTGGAATACCTGTGCACTCAACAGAACATAGTCTTCATGCTGCTGAAAGG TTACGAGTCTCCAGATATCGCTCTGAACTGTGGCATCATGCTGAGGGAATGCATACGTCACGAGCCGCTGGCCAAGATCACGCTATCCTCCGAGCAGTTTTACGATTTCTTCAGATATGTTGAGATGTCCACCTTTGACATCGCCTCGGATGCATTCGCCACTTTTAAA GATTTGTTGACGAGACACAAACTGCTCAGCGCTGAGTTTTTGGAGCAGAACTATGACAGG TTCTTTAGTGAATATGAGAAACTTCTTCACTCTGAAAATTACGTCACCAAGAGGCAGTCGCTAAAG CTGTTGGGAGAGCTGCTTTTGGACAGACATAATTTCACCATAATGACGAAGTACATAAGCAAACCAGAAAACCTCAAACTCATGATGAATCTACTGAGAGATAAGAGCCGCAACATCCAGTTTGAGGCCTTTCATGTTTTTAAG GTGTTTGTGGCCAACCCGAACAAGACCCAGCCGATCCTGGACATCCTGCTGAAGAACCAGACCAAGCTGATCGAGTTCCTCACCAAGTTTCAGAGCGATCGCACCGAGGACGAGCAGTTCAACGACGAGAAGACCTATCTAATCAAACAGATCCGCGACCTCAAAAAGCCAACCCCACAGGATGCCTGA